A single genomic interval of Oncorhynchus mykiss isolate Arlee chromosome 13, USDA_OmykA_1.1, whole genome shotgun sequence harbors:
- the LOC110486767 gene encoding alpha-ketoglutarate-dependent dioxygenase alkB homolog 7, mitochondrial isoform X2 — MRLLVTFARRIHKRPLYTPTSCLSSAASCSGAATNSGLQFRDDQLVCGSTGELVQRLRGQVEAIHGYRETERAQWGAVCEGVMDRLRAVAFSEGSPLLGPVHVLDLDKAGYIKPHIDSVKFCGSTIAGLSLLSDSVMRLVREDEPAEWLNLFLPRRSLYILREFPAIAASLSSAGTFLFEA; from the exons ATGAGACTTCTGGTTACATTTGCCAGACGTATTCATAAACGGCCTCTGTACACTCCCACATCATGTCTAAGTTCGGCAGCGAGTTGCTCCGGGGCTGCTACGAACAGCGGCCTGCAGTTCAGAGATGACCAACTGGTCTGCGGTTCGACCGGAGAGCTGGTCCAGAGGCTTCGCGGTCAGGTGGAG GCGATTCATGGTTACCGGGAGACAGAGCGTGCTCAGTGGGGAGCGGTGTGTGAGGGGGTGATGGATCGCCTCCGAGCTGTGGCTTTCTCTGAGGGCAGCCCTCTCCTAGGCCCTGTGCATGTCCTGGACCTGGACAAGGCTGGATACATCAAACCACACATCGACAGTGTCAAG ttctGTGGCAGCACTATAGCAGGGCTGAGTTTGTTGTCAGACAGTGTGATGCGCTTGGTGAGGGAGGATGAACCTGCTGAATGGCTGAACCTGTTTCTGCCCCGTCGCTCTCTCTACATACTCAG AGAGTTCCCCGCCATCGCCGCATCTCTGTCATCTGCCGGAACCTTCCTGTTTGAAGCATGA
- the LOC110486767 gene encoding alpha-ketoglutarate-dependent dioxygenase alkB homolog 7, mitochondrial isoform X1 has protein sequence MRLLVTFARRIHKRPLYTPTSCLSSAASCSGAATNSGLQFRDDQLVCGSTGELVQRLRGQVEAIHGYRETERAQWGAVCEGVMDRLRAVAFSEGSPLLGPVHVLDLDKAGYIKPHIDSVKFCGSTIAGLSLLSDSVMRLVREDEPAEWLNLFLPRRSLYILRDQARYKFTHEILKDDESLFSGQRVPRHRRISVICRNLPV, from the exons ATGAGACTTCTGGTTACATTTGCCAGACGTATTCATAAACGGCCTCTGTACACTCCCACATCATGTCTAAGTTCGGCAGCGAGTTGCTCCGGGGCTGCTACGAACAGCGGCCTGCAGTTCAGAGATGACCAACTGGTCTGCGGTTCGACCGGAGAGCTGGTCCAGAGGCTTCGCGGTCAGGTGGAG GCGATTCATGGTTACCGGGAGACAGAGCGTGCTCAGTGGGGAGCGGTGTGTGAGGGGGTGATGGATCGCCTCCGAGCTGTGGCTTTCTCTGAGGGCAGCCCTCTCCTAGGCCCTGTGCATGTCCTGGACCTGGACAAGGCTGGATACATCAAACCACACATCGACAGTGTCAAG ttctGTGGCAGCACTATAGCAGGGCTGAGTTTGTTGTCAGACAGTGTGATGCGCTTGGTGAGGGAGGATGAACCTGCTGAATGGCTGAACCTGTTTCTGCCCCGTCGCTCTCTCTACATACTCAG GGACCAGGCCAGATATAAGTTCACCCATGAGATCCTTAAAGATGATGAGTCTCTTTTCTCTGGACAGAGAGTTCCCCGCCATCGCCGCATCTCTGTCATCTGCCGGAACCTTCCTGTTTGA